Proteins from one Sordaria macrospora chromosome 1, complete sequence genomic window:
- a CDS encoding mitochondrial 54S ribosomal protein mL54, with protein sequence MICRTCLRRASGFASPAMAVTRPMIGASSRAAFSTSFSVRTPPPAAPAAAATFTPATTEAGLEPVPGAPAAEEPKLSISSCPAGTKLNGLNYFKNKSDPVALADEEYPEWLWRCLEVQKKTDDAAGEDLGDEFSKSKKQRRLAMKRARALEARLMASGDLEALVPKIPLQKQSVNLPGAVNGGVQDAVLADEKREELRKAMRKERKAKIKETNYLKAIGGQGPMEKEEEDQEEGTEGRRWRERKWKKERRRRERRRDSKSGYNDSDGNGRSRVGVVVGSCVY encoded by the exons ATGATCTGCCGAACGTGTTTGCGCCGGGCCTCCGGCTTCGCCAGCCCTGCCATGGCCGTCACCAGACCCATGATTGGCGCCTCTTCGCGCGCCGCCTTCAGCACTTCTTTCAGCGTGcgaactcctcctcccgccgcaccagcagcagcagcaactttCACACCAGCAACCACCGAGGCCGGCCTCGAACCAGTACCAGGAGCGCCTGCGGCAGAGGAACCCAAGCTATCGATCTCGTCTTGCCCGGCGGGCACCAAGCTTAACGGACTCAACTacttcaagaacaagagcGACCCCGTGGCGCTGGCAGATGAGGAGTACCCGGAGTGGCTGTGGAGGTGCTTGGAGgtgcagaagaagacggatGATGCGGCTGGAGAGGATCTTGGCGATGAGTTTT CCAAATCCAAGAAACAGCGTCGCCTAGCCATGAAGCGCGCGCGCGCCCTCGAAGCCAGGCTCATGGCCTCGGGCGACCTCGAGGCCCTGGTGCCCAAGATCCCGCTACAGAAGCAGTCGGTCAACCTCCCCGGAGCCGTCAACGGCGGCGTGCAGGACGCGGTGCTGGCGGACGAGAAGCGGGAGGAGCTGCGCAAGGCGATGCGCAAGGAGCGCAAGGCCAAGATTAAGGAGACTAACTACCTTAAGGCCat aggaggacaagggccgatggagaaggaggaggaggatcaggaaGAGGGAACagaagggagaagatggagggaaaggaagtggaagaaagagaggaggaggagggaaagaaggagggacAGCAAGAGCGGCTACAACGACAgcgacggcaacggcagAAGCAGAGTTGGTGTGGTAGTGGGCTCTTGCGTGTACTAA